In the genome of Lynx canadensis isolate LIC74 chromosome F1, mLynCan4.pri.v2, whole genome shotgun sequence, one region contains:
- the FAM72A gene encoding protein FAM72A isoform X2 — protein MSTSSCSFEDRCVSILCCKFCKQVLSSRGMKAVLLADTEIDLFSTDIPPTNAVDFIGRCYFTEICKCKLKDIACLKWCQLPTLGQLARDRREYR, from the exons ATGTCTACCAGCAGTTGTAGTTTCGAGGACCGGTGCGTGTCCATCCTGTGTTGCAAATTCTGTAAACAAGTGCTCAGCTCTAGGGGAATGAAGGCTGTTTTGCTGGCTGATACTGAAATAGACCTTTTCTCTACAGACATCCCTCCTACCAA TGCAGTGGACTTCATTGGAAGATGCTATTTCACTGAAATCTGCAAATGTAAACTGAAAGACATCGCatgtttaaaatg GTGTCAACTTCCTACTTTGGGGCAACTTGCCAGAGATAGAAGAGAATACAGATGA
- the FAM72A gene encoding protein FAM72A isoform X1, whose amino-acid sequence MSTSSCSFEDRCVSILCCKFCKQVLSSRGMKAVLLADTEIDLFSTDIPPTNAVDFIGRCYFTEICKCKLKDIACLKCGNIVGYHVIVPCCSCLLSCNNGHFWMFHSQAVYDINRLDATGVNFLLWGNLPEIEENTDEDTLDISAEECIR is encoded by the exons ATGTCTACCAGCAGTTGTAGTTTCGAGGACCGGTGCGTGTCCATCCTGTGTTGCAAATTCTGTAAACAAGTGCTCAGCTCTAGGGGAATGAAGGCTGTTTTGCTGGCTGATACTGAAATAGACCTTTTCTCTACAGACATCCCTCCTACCAA TGCAGTGGACTTCATTGGAAGATGCTATTTCACTGAAATCTGCAAATGTAAACTGAAAGACATCGCatgtttaaaatg tggGAACATTGTAGGTTATCATGTGATTGTTCCCTGTtgttcctgccttctttcctgcAACAATGGACACTTCTGGATGTTTCACAGCCAGGCAGTTTATGATATTAACAGACTAGACGCTACCG GTGTCAACTTCCTACTTTGGGGCAACTTGCCAGAGATAGAAGAGAATACAGATGAAGACACATTAGATATCTCAGCAGAGGAGTGCATTCGATGA